In Calditrichota bacterium, one genomic interval encodes:
- a CDS encoding GatB/YqeY domain-containing protein — MSLQQKLLEDMKAALKAGQKERLAAIRLLRAQLKDAEIAKGGELSPDEELQVLTSAVKKRKESIEAFASAGRNDLLQREEEQLAVIQSYMPKQLSPEEIDQELAAVISQVGATGMKDLGRVMAEAMRRLRGRADGKLVQELARRRLS, encoded by the coding sequence TTGAGCCTGCAGCAGAAACTCCTTGAAGACATGAAGGCGGCACTCAAGGCTGGGCAGAAAGAGCGCCTGGCAGCCATCCGCCTCTTGCGCGCGCAACTGAAAGACGCCGAGATAGCCAAGGGGGGTGAGCTATCGCCGGACGAGGAACTCCAGGTCCTCACCAGCGCTGTGAAGAAGCGGAAGGAATCAATTGAGGCCTTTGCCTCGGCGGGGAGAAACGACCTCCTGCAACGCGAAGAAGAGCAGTTGGCGGTGATTCAGTCGTACATGCCCAAGCAGCTCTCGCCGGAAGAGATCGACCAGGAGCTGGCGGCCGTCATTTCCCAGGTGGGAGCTACGGGCATGAAAGACTTGGGCAGGGTCATGGCGGAAGCCATGCGACGGTTACGGGGCCGCGCCGACGGCAAGCTGGTTCAGGAGCTGGCACGGCGCCGGTTGAGTTAG
- a CDS encoding CvpA family protein: protein MNYFDITILTIILIFIFVGWRRGLLAEVVGLIGIAAALVVAVRFGPDAGRVFARRFHMPELLAVFGGFALVFGGVWMFFHLFKSALEKVLSPMAIKWLDKLGGLLLGVVEGVVVASILIFLFSLTPLAPAVEEDIQRSQLYHPTERVAPALFDAARRMLPLEKTFGQLKGTMVERIERTGATKVVEQVKPQFPSAPAPVKKRPTRSTSSGGGERGRP from the coding sequence ATGAATTACTTTGACATCACCATCCTGACCATCATTTTGATCTTCATCTTCGTGGGCTGGCGCAGAGGCCTCTTGGCAGAGGTGGTGGGATTGATCGGCATCGCCGCGGCACTGGTGGTGGCTGTACGCTTCGGCCCCGACGCCGGTCGTGTCTTTGCCAGACGGTTCCACATGCCCGAGCTCCTCGCCGTTTTTGGTGGCTTCGCCTTAGTCTTTGGCGGGGTGTGGATGTTCTTCCACCTCTTCAAGAGCGCTTTGGAAAAAGTCCTCTCCCCCATGGCCATCAAATGGTTAGACAAGCTCGGTGGGCTCCTCTTGGGCGTGGTGGAGGGAGTGGTGGTCGCCAGCATTCTGATCTTCCTCTTTTCGCTCACTCCCTTGGCGCCTGCGGTGGAAGAAGACATCCAACGCTCGCAACTCTATCACCCCACAGAACGCGTGGCCCCGGCACTCTTCGACGCTGCCCGCCGCATGCTTCCCTTGGAGAAGACCTTCGGCCAGCTCAAGGGCACCATGGTGGAAAGAATCGAGCGCACAGGCGCTACTAAGGTCGTCGAGCAGGTCAAGCCGCAGTTCCCGTCAGCACCTGCGCCGGTAAAGAAACGCCCGACGCGTTCCACAAGCTCTGGGGGTGGCGAGCGCGGACGCCCCTGA